Proteins from a genomic interval of Streptococcus sp. D7B5:
- a CDS encoding NYN domain-containing protein, whose amino-acid sequence MDLLLIDNSNIFIEVKNLVGQDGRFDYDKFVRNYTNFKNQKKILVGSTPPKSDEFWSTMRSKGFDVYTYERKQNGEKAVDSKIIAKGVSFIVQQNHSATVNLLSGDFDMFPLIEEALEKNWRVNLWSWKDSLSNEYLDIKEIAIKYLDDVAEDLIYFNRDIDGYYEKEYLKEREIRLAREKQEREFNQTKQDAKNQISGLCYVDKNIYLERIDTLVDFERISEIKKIVSVAQSEDLKLKNEAIEKEAEQRRQKEEQKKLDKEAKKQKIKEFIKENQGRIVTGVVTFAGFIAYTINKIKK is encoded by the coding sequence ATGGATTTATTATTGATAGATAATTCAAATATTTTTATTGAAGTAAAAAATCTTGTAGGCCAAGATGGAAGATTTGATTATGATAAATTTGTAAGGAATTATACAAACTTTAAAAATCAGAAAAAGATTTTAGTTGGATCTACGCCTCCGAAGAGTGATGAGTTTTGGTCAACTATGAGGAGTAAAGGTTTTGATGTATATACTTATGAGCGTAAACAAAATGGAGAAAAAGCAGTTGATTCAAAAATAATTGCCAAAGGTGTGTCATTTATTGTTCAACAAAACCATTCTGCAACAGTGAATCTTTTAAGTGGAGATTTTGACATGTTTCCTCTTATTGAAGAAGCTTTGGAGAAGAATTGGAGAGTTAATTTATGGTCTTGGAAAGATAGTTTAAGTAATGAGTACTTGGATATTAAGGAAATCGCAATTAAATATCTTGATGATGTAGCAGAAGATTTAATTTATTTTAATCGTGATATTGATGGATATTATGAAAAAGAATATTTAAAAGAAAGAGAGATTCGTCTTGCAAGGGAAAAACAGGAGCGAGAATTTAACCAGACTAAGCAGGACGCTAAAAATCAAATCTCTGGTCTATGTTACGTAGATAAAAATATCTATTTGGAGCGAATTGACACATTAGTTGATTTTGAAAGAATTTCAGAAATTAAGAAGATTGTTTCTGTTGCTCAATCGGAAGATTTAAAACTGAAAAACGAAGCAATCGAAAAAGAAGCTGAACAGAGACGGCAGAAAGAAGAGCAGAAAAAACTTGATAAAGAAGCTAAAAAACAAAAAATTAAAGAATTTATAAAAGAAAATCAGGGCAGGATTGTAACGGGAGTTGTCACATTTGCTGGATTTATTGCCTATACTATTAATAAAATAAAAAAATAA
- a CDS encoding aspartate/glutamate racemase family protein: protein MKTIGLIGGMSWESTTSYYQIINKTIKKELGGLHSAKILLYSVDFAEIEHYQAVGDWEKSGQLLTDIAKRLEQAGADFIVICTNTMHKVAPQIQEKITIPILHIAQATAQALLADGIQKVGLLGTKYTMTQDFYKEKLIESGLEVLIPDQAGITEVNRIIYDELCLGDIKESSKQTYLTVIDDLKKAGAEAVILGCTEIGLLVKQSDTDLPLYDTTVIHAEKAAEWAVNKRL, encoded by the coding sequence ATGAAAACCATCGGTCTGATTGGTGGTATGAGTTGGGAAAGCACCACATCTTACTACCAAATCATCAACAAAACCATCAAAAAAGAGCTGGGTGGCTTGCATTCAGCCAAGATTCTACTTTATAGTGTTGATTTTGCAGAGATTGAGCATTATCAGGCAGTTGGAGACTGGGAGAAAAGCGGTCAACTTTTGACAGATATTGCTAAGCGCTTGGAGCAAGCTGGTGCGGATTTCATCGTTATTTGTACCAACACTATGCACAAGGTTGCTCCGCAGATACAAGAAAAGATTACGATTCCAATCTTGCATATTGCGCAGGCAACTGCGCAGGCCTTGTTGGCTGACGGTATTCAAAAAGTCGGCCTCCTAGGGACCAAGTACACCATGACTCAAGATTTTTACAAGGAGAAATTAATAGAGTCTGGGTTAGAAGTGCTGATTCCAGACCAAGCTGGTATTACAGAGGTTAATCGGATTATTTATGATGAGCTCTGCCTAGGGGACATCAAAGAAAGCTCAAAGCAGACTTATCTTACCGTTATAGATGATTTGAAAAAAGCAGGCGCTGAAGCTGTTATCTTGGGGTGTACCGAGATTGGTCTCCTCGTCAAGCAATCCGACACCGACCTGCCTCTCTATGACACAACAGTGATTCATGCAGAGAAAGCGGCGGAGTGGGCGGTTAATAAAAGATTATAG
- the purK gene encoding 5-(carboxyamino)imidazole ribonucleotide synthase yields MSSSKTIGIIGGGQLGQMMAISAIYMGHKVIALDPVADCPASRVAEIIVAPYNDVGALRQLAERCDVLTYEFENVDADGLDAVIKEGQLPQGTDLLRISQNRIFEKNFLSNKAQVTVAPYKVVTSSQDLADIDLSKNYVLKTATGGYDGHGQKIIRSEADLEEAYALADSADCVLEEFVNFDLEISVIVSGNGKEVTVFPVQENIHRNNILSKTIVPARISESLAEKAKAMAVRIAEQLNLSGTLCVEMFATADDIIVNEIAPRPHNSGHYSIEACDFSQFDTHILGVFGAPLPAIKLHAPAVMLNVLGQHVEGAEKYVAENPSAHLHLYGKIEAKHNRKMGHVTLFSDVPDSVVEFGEGIDF; encoded by the coding sequence ATGAGCTCATCTAAAACAATCGGAATTATCGGTGGTGGTCAGCTGGGGCAGATGATGGCCATTTCTGCTATCTACATGGGACACAAGGTTATCGCGCTGGATCCTGTGGCGGATTGCCCAGCCTCTCGCGTGGCGGAGATCATCGTGGCACCTTATAACGATGTGGGCGCCTTGCGTCAGTTGGCTGAGCGATGCGATGTCCTCACCTATGAGTTTGAAAATGTCGATGCTGATGGTTTGGATGCGGTTATCAAGGAAGGTCAGCTCCCTCAAGGGACAGATCTGCTCCGCATTTCCCAAAATCGTATTTTTGAAAAGAACTTCCTCTCAAACAAGGCTCAAGTCACTGTGGCACCTTACAAGGTTGTGACTTCAAGCCAAGACTTGGCAGACATCGACCTATCGAAAAACTATGTCCTCAAGACCGCGACTGGTGGTTACGATGGGCATGGACAAAAGATTATTCGCTCGGAAGCAGATTTGGAAGAAGCCTATGCGCTGGCTGATTCTGCAGACTGTGTCTTGGAAGAATTTGTCAACTTTGACCTTGAGATTTCTGTCATTGTATCAGGGAATGGCAAGGAAGTTACGGTTTTCCCAGTTCAGGAAAATATCCATCGCAACAATATCCTGTCCAAGACCATCGTGCCAGCCCGCATTTCAGAAAGTCTAGCTGAAAAAGCCAAAGCTATGGCTGTGCGAATCGCAGAACAGCTTAATCTGTCTGGAACTCTTTGTGTGGAAATGTTTGCGACAGCTGACGACATCATTGTCAATGAAATTGCCCCACGTCCACACAACTCTGGACATTACTCTATCGAAGCCTGCGACTTTTCTCAGTTTGATACCCATATTCTCGGCGTTTTCGGAGCACCACTGCCAGCTATCAAACTGCATGCTCCAGCTGTTATGCTCAATGTCCTCGGCCAGCATGTCGAGGGTGCTGAAAAGTATGTCGCAGAAAATCCAAGCGCCCACCTCCACCTGTATGGTAAAATAGAAGCGAAGCACAACCGCAAGATGGGGCATGTGACTTTGTTTAGTGATGTGCCGGATAGTGTGGTTGAGTTTGGGGAGGGGATTGATTTTTGA
- the purE gene encoding 5-(carboxyamino)imidazole ribonucleotide mutase, producing MKPVISIIMGSKSDWATMQKTAEVLDRFGVAYEKKVVSAHRTPDLMFRHAEEARSRGIKVIIAGAGGAAHLPGMVAAKTTLPVIGVPVKSRALSGVDSLYSIVQMPGGVPVATMAIGEAGATNAALFALRLLSVEDQAIAIALADYAGEQGKIAEESTNELI from the coding sequence ATGAAACCAGTAATTTCCATCATCATGGGCTCAAAATCCGACTGGGCAACCATGCAAAAAACAGCAGAAGTTCTAGACCGCTTCGGTGTAGCTTACGAAAAGAAAGTTGTCTCTGCCCACCGTACACCAGACCTCATGTTCAGACATGCAGAAGAAGCCCGCAGTCGCGGCATAAAGGTCATCATCGCAGGTGCTGGTGGTGCCGCGCATTTGCCAGGAATGGTCGCAGCCAAAACAACCCTTCCTGTCATCGGTGTACCTGTCAAATCGCGCGCTCTTAGTGGCGTGGATTCGCTCTACTCTATCGTACAGATGCCAGGTGGCGTGCCTGTTGCGACGATGGCTATCGGTGAAGCAGGAGCGACAAATGCGGCCCTCTTTGCCCTCCGTCTCCTTTCAGTAGAAGATCAGGCTATCGCAATAGCGTTAGCAGATTATGCAGGAGAGCAAGGAAAAATCGCAGAGGAGTCTACCAATGAGCTCATCTAA
- the purD gene encoding phosphoribosylamine--glycine ligase, producing MKLLVVGSGGREHAIAKKLLESNGVEKVFVAPGNDGMTLDGLELVNISISEHSKLIEFAKANDIAWSFIGPDDALAAGIVDDFNKAGLKAFGPTRLAAELEWSKDFAKEIMVKYDVPTAAYGTFSDFEEAKVYIEKQGAPIVVKADGLALGKGVVVAETVEQAVEAAHEMLLDNKFGDSGARVVIEEFLEGEEFSLFAFVNGDKFYIMPTAQDHKRAYDGDKGPNTGGMGAYAPVPHLPESVVATAVDTIVKPVLEGMIKEGRPYLGVLYAGLILTADGPKVIEFNARFGDPETQIILPRLTSDFAQNITDILDGKEPNITWTDKGVTLGVVVASNGYPLDYEKGVELPAKTEGDIITYYAGAKFSENSRALLSNGGRVYMLVTTADNVKEAQSTIYQELAQQKTEGLFYRTDIGSKAIK from the coding sequence ATGAAACTGCTTGTTGTCGGTTCGGGTGGTCGTGAACATGCCATTGCTAAGAAGTTGCTGGAGTCTAACGGTGTTGAAAAGGTCTTTGTAGCTCCTGGGAATGACGGGATGACTCTGGATGGTTTGGAATTGGTAAATATCTCTATTTCCGAACATTCTAAATTGATTGAGTTTGCAAAAGCCAACGATATTGCTTGGAGCTTTATCGGGCCAGATGATGCCCTTGCGGCTGGTATCGTGGATGACTTTAATAAAGCTGGTCTCAAAGCTTTTGGTCCGACAAGATTAGCAGCGGAGCTGGAGTGGTCCAAGGATTTTGCTAAGGAAATCATGGTCAAATATGACGTTCCGACAGCAGCCTATGGCACATTCTCAGATTTTGAGGAAGCTAAGGTCTATATCGAAAAGCAGGGTGCGCCTATCGTGGTCAAGGCGGATGGTTTGGCCCTTGGAAAAGGTGTCGTTGTTGCGGAAACGGTTGAGCAAGCGGTCGAAGCCGCTCACGAGATGCTTTTGGACAATAAATTTGGTGACTCAGGTGCGCGTGTGGTCATCGAGGAGTTTCTTGAAGGTGAGGAATTTTCACTCTTTGCCTTTGTTAATGGCGACAAGTTCTACATCATGCCAACAGCCCAGGATCACAAACGTGCCTATGATGGCGACAAGGGGCCTAACACGGGTGGTATGGGTGCCTATGCGCCAGTTCCTCACTTGCCAGAGAGCGTGGTTGCCACAGCGGTTGACACCATTGTAAAGCCAGTCCTCGAAGGGATGATTAAAGAAGGGCGTCCTTATCTGGGAGTTCTTTACGCAGGTCTTATCTTGACAGCTGATGGCCCTAAGGTCATCGAGTTTAACGCTCGCTTCGGAGATCCTGAAACTCAGATTATCCTACCTCGTTTGACATCTGATTTTGCACAAAATATTACGGATATCCTCGATGGCAAGGAGCCAAATATCACATGGACGGACAAGGGTGTGACTCTGGGTGTGGTTGTCGCATCAAACGGCTACCCGCTAGACTATGAAAAAGGTGTTGAATTGCCAGCAAAAACCGAGGGCGACATCATCACTTACTATGCCGGAGCTAAGTTTTCGGAAAATAGTAGAGCACTGCTCTCAAACGGTGGACGTGTCTACATGCTAGTTACCACAGCAGACAATGTCAAAGAAGCCCAAAGTACCATCTACCAAGAGCTCGCCCAACAAAAAACAGAAGGCCTCTTTTACCGAACAGATATCGGAAGCAAGGCAATTAAGTAA
- the purH gene encoding bifunctional phosphoribosylaminoimidazolecarboxamide formyltransferase/IMP cyclohydrolase yields the protein MTKRALISVSDKAGIVEFAQELKKLGWDIISTGGTKVALDNAGVETIAIDDVTGFPEMMDGRVKTLHPNIHGGLLARRDLDSHLEAAKDNKIELIDLVVVNLYPFKETILKPDVTYADAVENIDIGGPSMLRSAAKNHASVTVVVDPADYAIVLEELSANSETTYETRQRLAAKVFRHTAAYDALIAEYFTAQVGEAKPEKLTLTYDLKQPMRYGENPQQDADFYQKVLPTDYSIASAKQLNGKELSFNNIRDADAAIRIIRDFKDRPTVVALKHMNPCGIGQADDIETAWDYAYESDPVSIFGGIVVLNREMDAATAEKMHGIFLEIIIAPSYTDEALAILTNKKKNLRILALPFDAQDASEVEAEYTGVVGGLLVQNQDVVKESPADWQVVTKRQPTETEATALEFAWKAIKYVKSNGIIITNDHMTLGVGPGQTNRVASVRIAIDQAKDRLDGAVLASDAFFPFADNVEEIAKAGIKAIIQPGGSVRDQESIEAADKYGLTMIFTGVRHFRH from the coding sequence ATGACTAAACGCGCCTTAATCAGCGTCTCAGACAAAGCGGGCATTGTTGAATTTGCCCAAGAACTCAAAAAACTTGGTTGGGATATCATCTCGACAGGTGGGACAAAGGTTGCCCTTGATAATGCTGGGGTGGAGACCATTGCGATCGACGATGTGACTGGCTTCCCAGAAATGATGGACGGTCGCGTCAAGACTCTTCATCCAAATATCCACGGTGGTCTCCTTGCTCGTCGTGACCTTGATAGCCACCTTGAGGCAGCTAAGGACAACAAAATTGAGTTGATCGACCTTGTCGTAGTCAACCTTTACCCATTCAAGGAAACGATCCTCAAACCAGACGTGACGTACGCTGACGCAGTTGAAAACATCGATATCGGTGGGCCATCTATGCTTCGTTCAGCAGCTAAAAACCATGCCAGCGTGACAGTTGTGGTAGACCCTGCTGATTACGCTATTGTTCTTGAAGAATTATCAGCAAATAGTGAAACTACTTATGAAACTCGCCAACGTTTGGCGGCCAAGGTTTTCCGTCACACAGCAGCTTATGACGCCTTGATTGCAGAGTATTTCACAGCTCAAGTGGGTGAAGCAAAACCAGAAAAGCTCACTTTGACCTATGACCTCAAGCAACCAATGCGTTATGGGGAAAATCCTCAGCAGGATGCGGACTTCTACCAAAAAGTTTTGCCGACAGACTACTCAATTGCATCAGCGAAACAGCTCAACGGTAAGGAATTGTCCTTCAACAATATCCGCGACGCTGATGCGGCCATTCGTATTATTCGTGATTTCAAAGACCGTCCAACCGTTGTGGCTTTGAAACACATGAACCCATGTGGAATTGGTCAAGCTGACGACATTGAGACTGCTTGGGATTATGCTTATGAGTCTGACCCAGTGTCTATCTTTGGTGGAATTGTCGTCCTTAACCGTGAGATGGATGCTGCGACAGCTGAGAAGATGCACGGCATTTTCCTTGAAATCATCATTGCACCGAGCTATACGGATGAAGCGCTAGCCATTTTGACCAACAAAAAGAAAAACTTGCGTATCCTTGCCTTGCCATTTGATGCCCAAGACGCTAGCGAGGTGGAAGCAGAATACACAGGTGTAGTAGGTGGACTTCTGGTGCAAAACCAAGACGTAGTCAAAGAAAGCCCAGCTGACTGGCAAGTGGTGACCAAACGTCAGCCAACTGAGACAGAAGCGACTGCCCTTGAATTTGCTTGGAAAGCTATCAAGTATGTCAAATCAAACGGTATCATCATCACCAACGACCACATGACACTTGGTGTTGGCCCTGGCCAAACCAACCGTGTGGCTTCGGTCCGTATTGCTATTGACCAAGCTAAAGATCGTCTGGACGGTGCTGTTCTTGCTTCAGATGCCTTCTTCCCATTTGCGGATAACGTGGAAGAAATCGCTAAAGCAGGTATCAAAGCCATCATCCAACCAGGTGGATCCGTCCGTGACCAAGAATCTATTGAAGCAGCGGACAAATATGGCTTGACCATGATTTTCACAGGCGTGAGACATTTTAGACATTAA
- the purN gene encoding phosphoribosylglycinamide formyltransferase: MKKIAVFASGNGSNFQVIAEEFPVEFVFSDHRDAYVLERADKLGVLSYAFELKEFENKADYEAALVELLEEHQIDLVCLAGYMKIVGPTLLAAYEGRIINIHPAYLPEFPGAHGIEDAWNAGVAESGVTIHWVDSGVDTGKVIKQVRVPRLADDTIESFEARIHEAEYKLYPEVIRELLDK; this comes from the coding sequence ATGAAAAAAATAGCGGTTTTTGCATCTGGTAATGGCTCAAATTTTCAGGTGATTGCCGAAGAATTTCCGGTGGAGTTTGTCTTTTCAGACCATCGTGATGCCTATGTGCTGGAACGTGCAGACAAGCTCGGCGTCCTGTCCTATGCTTTTGAACTCAAGGAGTTTGAGAACAAGGCGGACTACGAAGCAGCTCTTGTCGAGCTCTTGGAAGAACACCAGATTGACTTGGTTTGTCTCGCAGGCTATATGAAAATCGTTGGGCCAACTTTGCTCGCTGCTTACGAGGGTCGGATCATTAACATTCATCCAGCCTACCTACCAGAATTTCCAGGCGCTCATGGTATTGAGGACGCTTGGAATGCTGGTGTTGCTGAGAGTGGCGTCACCATTCACTGGGTGGACTCAGGTGTGGACACAGGCAAGGTCATCAAACAAGTCCGTGTTCCACGTCTAGCTGATGATACCATCGAAAGCTTTGAAGCTCGGATTCATGAGGCAGAGTACAAGTTGTATCCAGAGGTTATTAGAGAATTGTTGGATAAGTAA
- the purM gene encoding phosphoribosylformylglycinamidine cyclo-ligase, which produces MANKNAYAQSGVDVEAGYEVVERIKKHVARTERAGVMGALGGFGGMFDLSKTGVKEPVLISGTDGVGTKLMLAIKYDKHDTIGQDCVAMCVNDIIAAGAEPLYFLDYVATGKNEPAKLEQVVAGVAEGCVQAGAALIGGETAEMPGMYGEDDYDLAGFAVGVAEKSQIIDGSKVAEGDVLLGLASSGIHSNGYSLVRRVFADYTGEEVLPELEGKKLKEVLLEPTRIYVKAVLPLIKEELVNGIAHITGGGFIENVPRMFAADLAAEIEESKVPVLPIFKALEKYGEIKHEEMFEIFNMGVGLMLAVSPENVGRVKELLDEPVYEIGRIVKKENESVIIK; this is translated from the coding sequence ATGGCAAATAAAAATGCGTACGCCCAGTCGGGTGTAGATGTTGAAGCGGGTTATGAAGTTGTTGAGCGGATCAAAAAGCACGTGGCTCGCACGGAGCGTGCGGGTGTCATGGGAGCTCTTGGTGGTTTCGGTGGCATGTTTGACCTCTCAAAAACAGGTGTCAAAGAGCCCGTCTTGATCTCAGGGACTGATGGTGTCGGAACCAAGCTCATGCTGGCCATCAAATACGACAAGCACGATACCATCGGTCAGGACTGTGTGGCCATGTGTGTCAATGATATCATCGCTGCAGGTGCGGAGCCTCTTTACTTCCTTGACTATGTGGCGACAGGGAAGAATGAACCAGCTAAACTAGAACAAGTGGTTGCTGGTGTGGCAGAAGGTTGTGTGCAGGCAGGCGCTGCTCTCATCGGTGGGGAAACGGCTGAAATGCCTGGTATGTATGGCGAAGATGACTACGACTTGGCTGGTTTTGCAGTCGGTGTGGCTGAAAAATCTCAAATCATTGACGGTTCAAAAGTGGCAGAAGGTGATGTTCTTCTCGGACTTGCGTCAAGTGGGATTCACTCAAATGGTTACTCACTTGTCCGTCGTGTCTTTGCCGACTATACAGGTGAGGAAGTCTTGCCAGAATTGGAAGGCAAGAAACTCAAGGAGGTCCTTCTTGAGCCGACTCGTATCTATGTCAAGGCTGTCTTGCCACTCATCAAGGAAGAGTTGGTCAATGGAATTGCCCACATCACAGGTGGTGGATTTATCGAAAATGTCCCTCGCATGTTTGCAGCTGACTTGGCTGCAGAGATTGAGGAAAGCAAAGTTCCAGTCCTCCCGATTTTCAAAGCCCTTGAAAAATACGGTGAAATTAAGCATGAAGAAATGTTTGAAATCTTCAATATGGGTGTGGGACTCATGCTGGCAGTTAGCCCTGAAAATGTAGGTCGTGTCAAGGAATTGTTGGATGAACCAGTCTATGAAATTGGTCGCATCGTCAAGAAAGAAAACGAAAGTGTCATCATCAAATGA
- the purF gene encoding amidophosphoribosyltransferase gives MTYEVKSLNEECGVFGIWGHPDAAKLTYFGLHSLQHRGQEGAGILSNDHGQLKRHRDMGLLSEVFKNPANLDKLTGTGAIGHVRYATAGEASVDNIQPFLFRFHDMQFGLAHNGNLTNAESLKQELEQRGAIFSSTSDSEILAHLIRRSHNPNLMGKIKEALSLVKGGFAYLLMFEDKLIAALDPNGFRPLSIGKMANGAVVVSSETCAFEVIGAEWIRDVKPGEIVILDDNGIQYDSYTNDTQLAICSMEYIYFARPDSNIHGVNVHTARKRMGAQLAREFKHEADIVVGVPNSSLSAAMGFAEESGLPNEMGLIKNQYTQRTFIQPTQELREQGVRMKLSAVSGVVKGKRVVMIDDSIVRGTTSRRIVQLLKEAGASEVHVAIGSPALAYPCFYGIDIQTRQELIAANHTVEETRQIIGADSLTYLSIDGLIDSIGIETDAPNGGLCVAYFDGDYPTPLYDYEEDYRRSLEEKTSFYK, from the coding sequence ATGACATACGAAGTAAAATCTCTTAATGAAGAATGTGGTGTATTTGGTATCTGGGGCCACCCAGATGCTGCCAAATTGACCTATTTTGGACTCCATAGTCTTCAGCACCGTGGTCAGGAGGGGGCAGGAATCCTCTCCAATGACCATGGACAATTGAAGCGTCATCGTGATATGGGGCTTTTATCAGAAGTTTTCAAAAATCCTGCTAATTTGGATAAATTGACAGGGACTGGAGCGATTGGACACGTGCGCTATGCGACTGCGGGAGAAGCTTCTGTAGACAATATCCAACCTTTCCTTTTCCGCTTTCACGATATGCAGTTTGGTTTGGCTCATAATGGGAATCTGACCAATGCTGAATCGCTCAAGCAAGAATTGGAACAAAGAGGGGCAATCTTTAGCTCGACTTCTGATTCAGAAATCTTGGCTCACTTGATTCGCCGTAGCCACAATCCAAACCTGATGGGTAAAATTAAGGAAGCGCTCAGTCTTGTTAAAGGTGGTTTTGCTTATCTCTTGATGTTTGAGGACAAGTTGATTGCTGCGCTTGATCCTAATGGCTTCCGTCCACTTTCTATTGGGAAAATGGCAAACGGAGCGGTGGTGGTTTCGTCAGAAACCTGTGCTTTTGAAGTTATTGGTGCTGAGTGGATTCGCGATGTAAAACCAGGAGAGATTGTAATCTTAGATGACAATGGGATTCAGTACGATAGCTATACGAATGATACCCAGTTGGCGATTTGCTCTATGGAGTATATTTATTTTGCTCGTCCTGACTCTAATATCCATGGTGTCAACGTCCATACGGCTCGCAAACGTATGGGAGCCCAATTAGCGCGTGAATTCAAGCACGAAGCGGATATCGTCGTCGGTGTGCCAAATTCATCACTCAGCGCAGCTATGGGATTTGCAGAAGAATCTGGTCTGCCAAATGAAATGGGTCTCATCAAAAACCAATACACGCAACGCACCTTTATCCAACCGACTCAAGAATTGCGGGAGCAAGGAGTGCGGATGAAACTGTCTGCTGTTTCGGGCGTTGTCAAAGGCAAACGTGTGGTCATGATTGATGATTCCATTGTTCGTGGGACGACCTCTCGCCGTATCGTTCAGCTTTTGAAAGAAGCAGGTGCGTCTGAGGTTCACGTTGCCATTGGTAGTCCAGCGCTGGCTTATCCATGTTTCTACGGGATTGATATCCAGACGCGTCAGGAGTTGATTGCGGCCAATCATACGGTCGAAGAAACTCGCCAAATCATTGGTGCGGATAGCCTGACCTATCTTTCGATTGATGGCTTGATTGATTCGATTGGTATTGAAACAGATGCGCCGAATGGTGGTCTCTGTGTCGCTTACTTTGACGGCGATTATCCAACACCTCTTTATGACTATGAGGAAGACTATCGTAGAAGTTTGGAAGAAAAGACCAGTTTTTACAAATAG